The DNA segment ACGTACGTAGCTCCCACAACATGTAGCACGTAGAAAATAGAATACCTACGGGGATAAGTGTGACGACCTAGCCGATCATTTTGAATAGTACAGTCCATTTTCCCCCATTTActgctaaattcatgctttacaGTTGTTATATAACTCGCCAGGGTAATTAGTTCGGGTTCGGTGAGGTTttgaaatgaattgagacacttaggcTCCAagaagaaagcttaagttgaattaGTTGACCGGATAGTGAAAAATGTGCAAACGACCCCGAAATGAAtttttttgatgattccaatagctccgtatggtgattttgggtttaggagTGTGTCCAGATATTTATTTCGAGGTTCGTAgataaattaggcttgaaatggcgaaaataagaaatttatgtttagaagtttgaccggggggttgattttttgatatcggggtcggaatccagctCTGAATTTttttgtagctttgttatgttatttatgacttgtgtacaaaagtTGAGGTCAATCCGACTTGATTTGAttggtttttgcatcgaatatagaagttggaagcTCTTAGTTTTATTAAGCTTGATTTGGGGTGTGATTTATGATTTTTGCGtagtttgatatgatttgaggtttcaactaagtttgtataatattttatgacttgttggtgtatttggttgaggtcccgagggcttaAGGTGAGTTTTAGGTGAttaacggatcatttttggactttgaaTGATGGCTGATATCTACTGGTGTGAAGCTGCTGGTTTTTCTTTATGATGTCATGATGATGTCATGATCGAGGTCATGATGACATCAAGATCGAGGTCTAGACCCAAAAATCAAGGTCCTAGAAAAATCGAGGTCCAGATCCAAAATTGAGGTCCTAATAATCGAGGTCCAGATCCAAAATCGAGGTCCTAAAAATCGAGGTCCAGACCCAAAATCGAGGTCCAGATCCAAGACCGAGGTTGCCCATGATCGAGGTGGTCCATGACCGAGGCGGTCGAAGACCGAGGTGGTCCCGAGGTTTTCCAGGACCGAGGTGGTCCAAGATAAAGGTTGTCGATGACCGAGGTGGTCCAAAATCGTGGTCCAGATCTGTGCAGAAACTTTAAGTTATAAAAAGAGGGGACTTCATCCCATTCTCCATTTTTGACGAATTTGAGCTTAGGGAGAGGCGATTCTTGACAGATTTTCAAGGAAAAATATCGAGATAAGTGATTATAACTCGGAATTAGTTAATATAAATGAATATATAGTTGTTTTCATCAACCAATTAGTAGTTTTGAGATGGAAGTTGGGGAAGATGGTAGAAAGTTCAGAGAGTGAATTTttaggatttgagggtcgagttaatgtcggattttggtaaaattggtatggttggactcgtagttGGATGATCTTTCTTATTTACTGAATTTTATCAAGTTCCGAGATATGGGCCCCATGGGTGAATTATTGagttaatttcggatttttattgAAAAATGTAGTATTTATTTATGAAATTGATTCTATAAATTTTTTTGACTGTATCGAattatttttggatagattcgagccATTCAGAGTTGAATAATCGAGGAAATGGCCTACTAGTGGATTATATTAGAGCAAGTCGAGGTAAGcagcttgcctaaccttatgtgggggaactccccttaggattttgatgttgtttgttaTATGAgggccgtgtacgtgaggtgacgagtatgtacACAAACTATATTGTtgaaaaatcctattttcattaatcaaatatttgtttttcctttaattgagcaaCATCAATATATATAACTATCCTGTTTAGTTAGGAAAGCATGTTTACGTGACTTAACTGTTTTAATAGCCTTATTTGCCTTAACTGCCTACCTGAACTCTATACAACATGTttagtaaattctgtgttccctTCTTGACTTGCATTTGATTTTAAATGGTAAGATTTTCTCGTTGTAAATCATATTCCCACTGTTGCGTTGATGtgatttacttttgggactacggatcggtattccgggagttgCCCAGAGTTGTAATTTgcttttgggactacagatcgatATTCCGGGAGTTGCCCTATATTgttatttacttttgggactacagatcggtattctGGGAGTTGCCCTGTGCTgttatttacttttgggactacagatcggtattctGGGAGTTGCCATGTATTGTTATTTATTTTGAGACTACAGATTGATATTCCGGAAGTTTCCCTGTCGTTATCTCTTTTGCTGACTGTTGTTTCAAATTGATTCTTTCCCTATTACGAGTTTTTTTGCACTTACTTATACTGTGAGAGGTTATTATACTTCTATTATTATATTTGCACCGGTAGGTCCTCGACCTGATcttgtcactactcgaccgaggttaggcttggcacgtactgagtaccgctatggtgtactcatgccctttttcgtgtgcagatccaggtttttATGCTAATCCATTCTAtccgtgaggcgaggcgatccagagacttcgaggtatatctgccgcatccgcaaacctagaagtccctctctattctctcttcagTTATAGgcttcttgtattttcttttgtttagacttctggagttagagcactatgtattcatttagcttgtgattcatgagattccgaATTTTGGAAGTGCTATGTTCGGTCGAGAGTGTTTTTATTGTATATGCCAAGAGGCATTTTAAACTCTTTTTATCATACTTACCTGTTAGTTGGCTAGTTTGTATCCTTAAATTAATTTTTTCGCAAGTTGacaggcttacctagtcatagagacttggtgccgtcacgacagttcacggagggagaacttgggacttgacaagttggtatcagagctccaggttcataggagtcatgaatcacaagctggtttattagagtatcgcggatcggtacggagacgtctgtacttatcttcgagaggctatagaactgataagaaaatttccacttcatctGATTCCTTGTCATGAGAGATTATTGATTTCAACATTTTAAACTTCtgttttctattctctcacagatggtaaggacacgtactatcggagatgaccaggcacccgcgaCCCCTACTAGAGCCgccagaggccggggccggggtagaggtcgaggacgctcacatggtgcagctagagcacccgtGTGAGATATTACAGAGGAatcaccagcagttccagccggagcaCATGCACCAGATACGCCTACTACCACTACTCAAGCTCCTCAGGAGACTCTTGCTCAGTTCATGACTATGTAcaacactctagctcaggcagggttgattccccttgctgcagccatatCTCAGGCTCAGGGGATGAGCACAGACTCCCACAGCCTGCACCCTAGAGCAGTGAGTTCCGGTTGATCAGGTCCCGGAGGTTATACCAGTACCGCctgtagccccagttcagcccAAGGTTAGGGTCGTAGCTTCAGAGGAGGACCACGGAAGCTTGAGAGGTACAAAAAGTATAAGCCTCCTACgttcagtggtctagcattagAGGATGCTCAGGGATTTCTTGAGAAGTGCCGCTGTATCCTCCATACCATGTATCCTCCATACCATGGGTATTGCAGAGactagtggggtttctttcactgcatTTCAGCTTAGAGGAgcagcttatcagtggtggcagGCATATGAGTTGGATAGTCCTGCCGAAGCAGCTTCActcacttggactcagttttcggATATATTCTTgcgggagtatgttcctcagatcCTCAAGGATGCATGGCGCgtggagtttgagcatttgcgccagggtactatgactgtttcgGAGTATGCGGTCTATTTCACTGACTTGGATAGACATGCACTGGCTTTGTTTTCTACAGTTCGTGAGAGAGTTctccggtttattgaggggctcattcccggtatcaggtctagcatggcccggaagttggagatggatattgcttatcattgctaggagagtagagggcatgctttctcgggatagggaggagagagaggccaagaggtctcgagagttgggccattattctggttcccgtgccccagctgcagttcgtcataGTAGAGGTTATGTAAGTtgccccattcattcagctcttccagcagccagtggtattccagctcctcctagacctcaggagccttattatgcacctctagtatctagtgtgcctcctacaTGGGGTGCCATCACTGGTCAGTCTagtagacctggcccgagccaatcACAGCTGGCACATCCATctagagcttattttgagtgtggcgacactcaccatgtggtgaggtattgccccaaacttgggaggggtgcacctccacagaattctcagccacagcatgctacacagagttctcaagctatgatcACAACACTAGCTACTTCTCCACTTGCCCagccagctcgaggtggaggtccagaaggtagaggtcgccctagagggggaggccatacCCGATACTATGCTCTTCCTGCTCGTACAAAGGCTATTTCTTCTGATTCtgttattacaagtattgttctggtctgtcatagagatgcatcggttctattcgatccaggctccacttattcatatgtgtcctcttattttgccctgcTTTTGTGTGTATCCcgggattctttgagttaccatgtttatgtttctactcctgtgggagattctcttgttgtggatcgTGTTTATCGATTGTGTTTGATTTctattagtggttttgagaccagagccaattttttattgcttagcatggtaggttttgatgttatattgggcatggactggttgtcgccctattatgctattcttgattgtcacgccaagaccgtgatgccggctatgccaggtgtaccacgagtagtgtggaggggtactttagattacactcccaacagagttatttcttttcttaaggcTCAACGAATAGTTGAGAAGGGGGATTACacgtatctagcctatgtgacagatgttagtattgatacccatATAGTtaattcagtcccagtagtgagggattatcttgatgtgtttccagttgatcttctAGGTATGCCACCTGGCAGAGATATTAATTTTAGCATTGATTTATTGCCGGCTCAGCCTAtttttattccaccatatcggaTGACCCCAGCAGaattgaaagaattaaaggagcagctacaggagttgcttgataagggtttcatctgGACCAatatatcaccttggggtgccttatcttgtttgtaaagaagaaagatggctccatgcatatgtgtattgattatcgacagctgaacaaggttacagtgaagaacaggaacccattgcctcgtattgatgacctatttgatcagttgcagggtACCAAggtattctcaaaaattgatttGTGGTCTGGGTATCACCTGTTGAAAATTTAGGATTTCGATATTttaaagacaacattcaggacccgttatggtcactatgaatttcTTGCAATGTCTTtagggctgaccaatgcccaacagcatttatgcacttgatgaatagtgtatttcggccttatcttgattcatttgtcGTGGTATTTATTGATGGtatcctggtgtactcacgtggccaggaggagcatgcacaACACTTTGGTATTGTATTACAGAGGCTgagagaggagaaactttatgccaaattctctaagtgtgagttctggctcagCTCAGCGGCATtcttgggacacatagtgtccagtGAAGGAATCAAGGTGGattcaaagaagatagaggcagttcagagttggcccaggccaacatcagctatagagatttggagttttcTGGCTTGGAAGggtattatcgccgatttgtacAGGGTTTCTCTTATATTACtgcacctatgaccaggttgacccaaaagggtgctctgtCTAGATGGttagaggagtgtgaggagagcttccaaaatatcaagatagctttgactactgctccagtgttggtttttcctACATGTACCAGTTCTTATAATGTGTATTGTGATACGCCGCGTATTGGTCTCGACacggtgttgatgcaagacggtagggtgattgcctatgcgtccaactgctgaaggtacatgagaagaattatcctgtgcacgaCCTTGAATTGGcagctatagttcatgccttgaagatttggcggcattATTTGTACGATGTCTATTGTGAGGTCTATACCAACCATCAAAGTttacaatatttgttcaagcaaaaggaccttaatttgcgatAGAGGAAGTTGTTAGAattacttaaggattatgatattaccatattatatcacccggggaaggccaatgtggtggccgatgctttgagtcgaaagGCGAAAAGTTTGGGCAATTTAGCATATCTACCGGTAGCAAAGAGACCATTTGCATTGGaggttcaggccttagccaactggtttgttagattggatgtctcggagcccaatcgggttctagcATGTCTGGTTTCTTAGTCCTCCTTATATGACCGCATCAGgaagcgctagtatgatgatccccatttactTGTCTTGAAGGACATAGTTCAGCATGGTGATTCAAGTGATGTAACTCTTGgggatgatggggtattgaggatgtagggtcggttGTGTGTTCCCAATGTAGATGGTTTGCATGAGTTGATTCTCCAAGAAGCTCAtagttcgcagtattccattcatccgagtgacgcaaagatgtatcatgatttgaaGCAGCAAtattggtggaggataatgaagaaggacatagtagagtatgtagcttggtgcctaaattgtcaacatgtgaaatatgagcacgAACGACCAGGTGGATTACTTCAGAAGCTAGAGATTCCAGAgaggaaatgggagcggattacTATGTATTTTGTTGTTGGGCTTCCACATACTCAAAAAaggtttgatgcagtttgggtgctTGTAGACAGATttaccaagtcagctcatttcattccAGTGGTGACTACTTACTCTACGGAGCAGTTAGCAAAGATTTATATCTGcaagattgttcgccttcatggtgtgccagtgtCTATTATTTCTGATAGGGGCAcacagtttacatcacagttttggagagcaTTGCAATGAGAGCTAGGTATGCAGGTACAtctgagtacatcatttcaccctcagtcAGACGGATatttcgagcgcactattcaaatattggaggatatgctatgcgcttgtgtaattgattttgggggttcttagGATCAGTTCCTACCGCTAGCAGATTTTccttataataacagctaccaatcgagcattcagatggcgccATATGAatctttatatgggagacggttcCGGTCTttagtgggttggtttgaattaggtaaggctaggctattgggtactgatttggttcaggatgccttggacaagggcAAATTGATTCAGGAACGGCTTCGCACAGCACCGCTtggacaaaagagttatgccgacaggaaggtccgtgatgtgtcttacatggttggggaaaAGGTCCTGCTGAAGatttcgcctatgaaaggtgttgtgagattcgggaagaaaggcaagttgagtcctagaTATATTGGACCTTTTGAAATACTTAAAAGGATAGGAGAGGTGGCCTATGAACTTACTTTGCCACCTAATCTATCGGGTgttcatccagtgtttcatgtatctatgctccgaaagtatgttGGGGATCCATCCCATGTTTTGTATTTTAGCATAGTTCAGTTGGATggtaatttgacttatgatgtagcgCCAGTGGCAATTTTAGATCGGCATgttcggaagttgagatcaaagaatataACTTTAGTGAAAGTAGAGTGGAGAGACCAGCCAGTCAAAGAAACTACTTGGGAGACTGAACGGGAGATTCAGAGcaaatatccacacctatttgagactccaggaatttttctaaacccgttcgaggacgaacgtttgtttaagagggggaggatgtgacgatccAGCCGGTCGTTTGAATAGTACAATCCATTTTTCCCCATTTGCTACTAAGTCATGCTTTACAATTGTTATATGACTCGCCGGGGTAATTGGTTCGGGTCCAGTGAGGTTTTGAAATGAatcgagacacttagtctccaagaagaaagcttaagttgaattaGTTGACCGGATAGTGAAAAATGTGTAAACGACCCAGAAATGGGTTTTTGATGATTTCAAtggctccatatggtgattttgggcttaggagtGTATCCGGATATTTATtttgaggtccgtagctaaattaggcttgaaatgacaaaaataaaaaatttaagtttagaagtttgaccagggatgactttttgatatcggggtcggaatctagttctaaaaattttcatagctttgttatgttatttatgacttgtgtgcaaaatttgagatcaatcggacttgatttgataggtttttgcatcgaatatagaagctggaagttcttagtttcattaagcttgaattgggttgtgatttgtaatttttgcgttgtttgatatgatttgaggttttaactaagtttgtatgatgttttagtaCATGTTGGTGTATTTGGTTGAGGTGGCctcgggtggttaacagatcatttttggactttgaaTGATGGTTGATATCTGCTGGTGTGAGATGACTGGTTTTTCTTCATGATGTCATGATGACATCATGACCGGGTTCAGACCCAAAAATCGAGATCCTAAAAAAATTGAGGTCCAGATCCAAAATCGAGGTCCTAGAAATCGATGTCTAGACCCAAAATCGAGGTCTAGATCCAAGACCGAGGTTGCCCATGACTGAGGTGGTCCAAGACCGAGGCAGTCAAAGACCAAGGTGGTCCCGAGGTTGTCCAGGACTGAGGTGGTCCAAGACCGAAGTTGCCCATGACCGAGGTGGTCCAAGACCGAGGTGGTCCCTAGGTTGTCCAGGACTGAGGTGGTCGAAGATCAAGGTGGTCCAAGACCGAGGTTGTCCATGGCCGAGGTGGTCCAAGATCAAGGTGGTCCAAGACCGAGGTTGTCCATGGCCGAGGCGGTCCGAGACCGAAGCGGTCGAAGACTGAGGTTGTCCAAGATCGAGGTGATCCAAAATCGAGGTCCAGATCTGTGCAGAAACTTTAAGTTATAAAAAGAGGGGACTTCGTCCCATTCTCCATTTTTGACGAATCTGAGCTTAGGGAGAGGCGATTCTTGACagattttcagagaaaaacaTCAGGGAAGTAATTCTAACTCGGAAGTGGttaatatacaaaaatatgtagTTGTTTTCATCATCCAATTAGTATTTTTGAGATGGAAATTAGGGAAGATGGTAGAAAGTTCATAGAGtgaatttttgggatttgaaggtcgagttgatgtcggattttggtaaaattggtatggttggactcctAGTTGGATGGGCTTTCATATTTAGTGACTTTTGTTGGGtgtcgagatgtgggccccatgtgcgaatttttgagttaatttcggGGTTTTATTGAAAAATGTAGTATTTTTTGATGAAAttgattttataatttttgttgaCTGTATCTAAttagttttggctagattcgagccattCAGAGTTGAATAATCGAGGAAAAGGCCTACTAGTGGATTAAATTGGAGCAagtcgaggtaagtgacttgcctaaccttgtgtgggggaactccccttagaattttgatgttgtttgttaTATAAGAgccatgtacgtgaggtgacgagtgtgtacacagaCTATATTTGTTGAAAACCCTGCTTTTATTAATCAAATATATGTTTTTCCTTTAATAGAgcagcattatatatatatatatatatatatatatatatatatatatatatatatatatatatatatatatatatatatatatatatatatatatatcttgttTAGTTAGGAAAGCATGTTTACGTGACTTAACTGCCTTATCTGCCTTAACTGCCTACCTGAACTCTATGCAGCATGTTTACCTGAACGGTAAGATTTTCTCGTTGTAAATCATGTTTCCACTGTTGCAATTTACTTTTGGGGCTACGGATCGGTATTACGGGAGTTGCCTTGTGTTGtaatttacttttgggactacggatcggtatttcggGAGTTGCCCTATATTgttatttacttttgggactacggatcggtattatGGGAGTGGCCTTGTACTATTATTTACTTttaggactacggatcggtattccgggagttgCCCTGTATTATTGAGACCCAATTACAAACTGAGCTTAAGATAGAGGAAGCCCTTCGTTCAGACAGGGTTCAAGAAGGTTCCATTTTAGAGAAAAGACACCAGATTAGGGGGGTGCTCTTCTATCCTTTTGGTAGGGCATTCTCATTGGATACGTACTTGGACCAGACCATGGATCGATATTTCGGGAGTTGCCCTGTCGTTATCTCTGTTGCTGACTGTTGTTTCAAATTTATtcatcaaaagggttcaaaatcattgcagaaaatggagtgatgagagtatgctccggtgcactagtggtaatgaaggctaatcggaagaataataatatgtaccgctatcgtggcagtacagttattgggacagcgacagtaacatccag comes from the Nicotiana sylvestris chromosome 4, ASM39365v2, whole genome shotgun sequence genome and includes:
- the LOC138889909 gene encoding uncharacterized protein yields the protein MGIAETSGVSFTAFQLRGAAYQWWQAYELDSPAEAASLTWTQFSDIFLREYVPQILKDAWRVEFEHLRQGTMTVSEYAVYFTDLDRHALALFSTVRERVLRFIEGLIPALPAASGIPAPPRPQEPYYAPLVSSVPPTWGAITGQSSRPGPSQSQLAHPSRAYFECGDTHHVVRYCPKLGRGAPPQNSQPQHATQSSQAMITTLATSPLAQPARGGGPEGRGRPRGGGHTRYYALPARTKAISSDSVITSIVLVCHRDASVLFDPGSTYSYVSSYFALLLCVSRDSLSYHVYVSTPVGDSLVVDRVYRLCLISISGFETRANFLLLSMLNKVTVKNRNPLPRIDDLFDQLQGTKVFSKIDLWSGADQCPTAFMHLMNSVFRPYLDSFVVVFIDGILVYSRGQEEHAQHFGIVLQRLREEKLYAKFSKCEFWLSSAAFLGHIVSSEGIKVDSKKIEAVQSWPRPTSAIEIWSFLAWKGIIADLYRDIVQHGDSSDVTLGDDGVLRM